The proteins below are encoded in one region of Pirellulales bacterium:
- a CDS encoding dipeptidase gives MYRPEQPSQAAERDSMAKLDAYLTQHADRFEEELCELLRIASISADSRHRPDVVAAADWVAGQFRRLGFATDVVPTAGHPIVVASSPPQPGKPTVMVYGHYDVQPVDPLDQWISPPFEPTRRNGNLYARGATDDKGQMFTHIKSAEAVLACDGQLPLNLKFLIEGEEEVGSLNLEKFVAEHSDRLACDLIVISDTSQLGPGQPAITYGLRGIACYELRLRGPRQDLHSGTFGGAITNPARALAILLASLVDDQGRVTLPGFYDEVVPLSDAERQQMAALPLSEAAFYASVGVGAGWGEAGFSALERRTARPTFDVNGIWGGYQGEGFKTVLPAVAGAKFSFRLVPDQDPVKISAALRSWIEQRCPPGIDYELIDAHGAKAVVVPLDSPAMAAASRAIERGFGSRPFAIREGGSIPVISTFRQRLGVDTLLLGWGLNDDNTHSPNEKFCLADFHRGIKASACLWHELAALPSLR, from the coding sequence TTGTACCGCCCCGAGCAACCAAGTCAGGCCGCCGAGCGCGATTCGATGGCGAAGTTAGACGCATACCTCACGCAGCATGCCGACCGGTTCGAAGAAGAGCTCTGCGAGTTGCTGCGCATCGCCAGCATCAGTGCCGACAGCCGGCATCGCCCGGACGTCGTCGCGGCGGCCGATTGGGTCGCCGGACAGTTTCGCCGGCTCGGCTTCGCGACCGACGTCGTTCCGACCGCCGGTCATCCGATCGTCGTGGCCAGTTCGCCGCCCCAGCCCGGCAAGCCGACGGTGATGGTCTACGGCCATTACGACGTGCAACCGGTCGATCCGCTCGACCAGTGGATCTCGCCCCCCTTCGAACCAACGCGACGCAACGGCAACCTGTACGCCCGCGGCGCGACTGACGACAAGGGGCAGATGTTTACCCATATCAAGAGCGCCGAAGCCGTGCTGGCTTGTGACGGCCAATTGCCACTCAACCTGAAATTTCTGATCGAGGGCGAAGAGGAAGTCGGCAGCCTGAACCTGGAAAAATTCGTGGCCGAACATAGTGATCGACTGGCTTGCGACTTGATCGTGATCAGCGACACCTCGCAGCTCGGCCCGGGCCAACCGGCAATCACCTACGGGCTGCGCGGCATCGCTTGTTATGAGCTGCGGCTGCGCGGACCGCGTCAAGACCTGCATTCCGGCACGTTCGGCGGGGCGATCACCAACCCGGCCCGGGCCTTGGCGATCCTGCTGGCGTCGCTGGTCGACGACCAAGGCCGGGTCACGCTGCCGGGCTTTTACGACGAAGTCGTGCCCTTGAGCGACGCCGAGCGGCAGCAGATGGCTGCCCTGCCGTTGAGCGAGGCGGCATTTTACGCGTCGGTCGGCGTCGGCGCGGGCTGGGGCGAGGCGGGCTTCTCGGCTCTCGAGCGTCGGACCGCCAGGCCGACGTTCGACGTGAACGGCATCTGGGGCGGTTACCAGGGCGAAGGCTTCAAGACCGTGCTGCCGGCAGTGGCCGGTGCCAAGTTCAGCTTCCGCCTGGTGCCCGACCAGGACCCTGTGAAGATCTCGGCCGCCTTGCGCAGCTGGATCGAGCAGCGTTGTCCGCCGGGGATCGATTATGAGCTGATCGATGCCCATGGTGCCAAGGCCGTGGTCGTGCCGCTCGACAGTCCGGCCATGGCGGCCGCGTCGCGGGCCATCGAGCGCGGTTTCGGCAGCCGGCCCTTCGCGATTCGCGAAGGCGGCTCGATCCCGGTCATCTCGACCTTTCGCCAACGGCTGGGAGTCGATACGTTGCTTTTGGGTTGGGGACTGAACGACGACAACACGCACAGTCCCAACGAAAAATTCTGTCTCGCCGACTTCCATCGAGGCATCAAGGCCAGCGCTTGTTTGTGGCACGAGCTGGCCGCCCTGCCCTCGCTGCGCTAG
- the serS gene encoding serine--tRNA ligase produces the protein MLDRKYVLENAARVQENCERRHVQVDVARFVELETQRRQQQAQLEDFNRQANEVSRSIGKSKDAAEREARKEEGRRIREQATATQATIDALEAEVDALLRSIPNLSHPDAPLGADDQSNLEVRRGRAPRPNFDFQPLDHVALGELHDLVDFESGGRVAGHGFYFLKNDGVLLDLALQRFAVDRLMAAGFTPMVTPDLARNEVLSGTGYIPRGPETQIYSIADSDLSLIATAEITLGGIYAGQTLEEEQLPIRLCGISHCYRTEAGAHGRATRGLYRVHQFTKVEMFAFTTPEQSDAMHDELCALECALFDALEIPYRVVDTATGDLGGPAYRKFDLEAWMPGRGTGGEFGEVTSTSNCTDYQARRLEIRFRRKGEKGTHLVHTLNGTAIAISRTLIAILENYQQVDGTIRVPTALQPYVGKEVLRPRRTAAGG, from the coding sequence ATGCTCGACCGCAAATACGTGCTGGAAAATGCCGCCCGGGTGCAGGAAAACTGCGAGCGTCGCCACGTCCAGGTCGACGTCGCCCGCTTCGTCGAGCTCGAGACGCAACGCCGCCAGCAGCAGGCCCAGTTGGAAGACTTCAATCGCCAGGCGAACGAAGTCTCGCGCTCGATCGGCAAATCGAAAGACGCCGCCGAGCGCGAGGCCCGCAAGGAAGAAGGCCGGCGCATCCGCGAGCAAGCCACGGCGACCCAGGCGACGATCGACGCGCTCGAAGCCGAGGTCGACGCGCTGCTCCGCTCGATTCCCAACCTCTCGCACCCCGACGCCCCGCTAGGCGCCGATGACCAGTCGAATCTCGAGGTGCGCCGCGGCCGTGCGCCGCGGCCGAACTTCGATTTCCAGCCGCTCGATCACGTCGCGCTCGGCGAACTGCACGATCTGGTCGACTTCGAGTCAGGCGGGCGCGTGGCGGGGCACGGCTTCTACTTCCTCAAGAACGACGGCGTGCTGCTCGACCTGGCGTTGCAGCGATTCGCCGTCGATCGGCTGATGGCGGCCGGCTTCACGCCGATGGTCACGCCCGATTTGGCCCGCAACGAGGTGCTCAGCGGCACGGGCTACATTCCCCGCGGCCCCGAGACGCAGATCTACAGCATCGCCGACAGCGACCTGAGCCTGATCGCCACCGCAGAGATCACGCTCGGCGGGATTTACGCCGGCCAGACGCTCGAAGAGGAGCAACTGCCCATTCGCTTGTGCGGCATCAGCCATTGCTACCGCACCGAGGCAGGCGCTCACGGACGCGCCACGCGCGGCCTGTATCGCGTGCACCAGTTTACGAAGGTCGAAATGTTCGCCTTCACGACGCCCGAGCAAAGCGACGCGATGCACGACGAGTTGTGCGCGCTGGAGTGTGCGTTGTTCGACGCGCTGGAAATCCCTTACCGCGTGGTGGACACGGCCACCGGCGACCTCGGCGGACCGGCCTATCGCAAGTTCGATCTCGAGGCCTGGATGCCCGGCCGCGGCACCGGCGGCGAGTTCGGCGAGGTGACCAGCACCTCGAACTGCACCGACTATCAGGCCCGGCGGTTGGAGATTCGCTTTCGCCGCAAAGGTGAAAAAGGCACCCACCTGGTCCACACGCTCAACGGCACGGCCATCGCCATCAGCCGCACGCTGATCGCCATTCTGGAAAACTACCAGCAGGTCGATGGCACGATCCGCGTGCCGACCGCTTTGCAGCCCTACGTCGGCAAAGAAGTCCTGCGCCCGCGACGAACCGCCGCGGGCGGCTAG
- a CDS encoding DUF4038 domain-containing protein gives MTKPHFRVAIAVLLVAWTHHSAWGATTQANVPVELLFTAQDRAGDAAHEITLDVVFTAPDGVQRTVPAFWAGGHLWKVRYTSSLTGTHRWKSVCSTDQDTGLHGQEGTLEVTRYDGANPLFLHGPVRVAADGRHFEHADGTPFFWLGDTWWMGLCHRLHWPDEFQQLAAHRRQQGFTVVQLVAGLYPDMYPFDERGANESGFPWEQDYVRIRPEYFDAADQRLRHLIDQGITPCIVGAWGYFLPWMGETRLQAHWRYLIARYGAWPVVWCAAGEANLPWYRAEGFPYDDQATARRWCTILKSIRAVDPWRRPLTIHPTAINSYSARHVVDDEALLDFDFLQTPHDGPGTTAEAAAARTVLQSRAAEPRMPVVNGEASYEMLLDRIPAAKTRAMFWLCMTGGAAGHTYGANGIWQVNRRGQPHGPSPTAGSSPNGYGTIAWDEAMQLPGGRQIAAGKRWLELLPWHTFAPHATWAAWVEPAADDVPPGAFGLTKGPRVVYLLHNKAVYLRQLEPQRTYRVQHFDPETTAESPGADVTADRAGTVRLEPPTHGHDWVVLLAPADESKPTTSTDSGRASGS, from the coding sequence ATGACCAAACCACACTTCCGCGTCGCGATTGCCGTGCTGCTGGTGGCCTGGACACATCATTCGGCCTGGGGCGCGACGACACAGGCCAACGTGCCGGTTGAGCTCTTGTTTACGGCGCAAGACCGTGCCGGCGATGCGGCCCACGAAATCACGCTCGACGTCGTTTTCACCGCGCCCGACGGCGTACAACGCACGGTCCCTGCGTTCTGGGCCGGTGGCCACTTGTGGAAGGTGCGCTATACGTCGAGCCTGACGGGCACGCACCGCTGGAAAAGCGTGTGCAGCACCGACCAAGACACCGGGCTGCACGGTCAAGAGGGTACCCTGGAAGTCACTCGCTACGACGGTGCGAACCCGTTGTTCCTGCACGGCCCGGTGCGCGTGGCCGCCGATGGGCGACATTTCGAACACGCCGATGGCACGCCCTTCTTCTGGCTCGGCGACACGTGGTGGATGGGCTTGTGCCATCGGCTGCACTGGCCCGATGAGTTTCAGCAACTCGCCGCACACCGCCGGCAACAGGGCTTCACTGTCGTGCAGTTGGTCGCCGGGCTCTATCCCGACATGTATCCGTTCGACGAACGCGGGGCGAACGAGTCCGGGTTCCCCTGGGAACAAGACTACGTGCGGATCCGGCCCGAGTATTTCGACGCGGCCGATCAGCGGCTTCGTCACCTGATCGACCAGGGCATCACCCCGTGCATCGTCGGGGCCTGGGGCTATTTTCTGCCGTGGATGGGCGAGACCAGGCTGCAGGCGCATTGGCGCTATCTCATCGCGCGCTACGGCGCCTGGCCGGTCGTCTGGTGCGCGGCCGGCGAGGCCAATCTGCCGTGGTATCGCGCCGAGGGGTTTCCCTATGACGATCAGGCCACCGCGCGGCGCTGGTGCACGATTTTGAAATCGATTCGCGCTGTCGATCCGTGGCGGCGGCCGCTCACGATTCATCCGACCGCCATCAACTCCTACTCGGCCCGGCACGTGGTCGACGACGAGGCGCTGCTCGATTTCGACTTCTTGCAGACGCCGCACGACGGACCCGGCACGACCGCCGAGGCAGCGGCCGCGCGCACGGTGCTGCAAAGCCGCGCCGCCGAGCCGCGGATGCCGGTCGTCAACGGTGAGGCCAGCTACGAGATGCTGCTCGATCGGATTCCGGCCGCCAAGACCCGAGCCATGTTCTGGCTGTGCATGACCGGCGGCGCAGCAGGCCACACCTACGGCGCCAATGGCATCTGGCAGGTGAACCGCCGTGGCCAGCCGCACGGTCCGTCGCCGACCGCAGGGAGCAGCCCCAACGGTTATGGCACAATCGCCTGGGACGAGGCCATGCAACTGCCCGGCGGCCGGCAAATCGCCGCGGGCAAGCGCTGGCTGGAACTGTTGCCCTGGCACACCTTCGCTCCCCATGCCACCTGGGCGGCCTGGGTCGAGCCGGCCGCCGACGACGTGCCGCCGGGCGCCTTCGGACTGACCAAGGGCCCGCGAGTCGTCTACCTGTTACATAACAAGGCCGTGTATCTGCGGCAGCTCGAACCGCAGCGAACGTACCGGGTGCAGCACTTTGATCCAGAAACCACCGCAGAGTCACCGGGGGCGGACGTGACGGCCGACCGCGCCGGGACCGTGCGGCTCGAGCCACCGACGCACGGCCACGATTGGGTCGTGCTGCTTGCACCGGCCGACGAGTCAAAACCGACTACGTCCACAGATTCCGGTCGAGCATCCGGTAGTTGA
- a CDS encoding lipopolysaccharide biosynthesis protein, with translation MVPSLWDRWLTPESLALSVSVGVTLTIVARAAGLARGVVFARSMSRAELGHFSLSYNAISLVALVAVLGLPGALSRYIERYRRDGGLRSLIVQTIVGCALFGGVACAVGMLEAERLATYVFDDSRQTLLMILTCLGALALAYTNVLSGVYQGLRLSRVNSIMQVAQSIGFCVLGVGLLWLLRNDAVGGSIAFLLSSVLVLLLPTWLMGRYLQGLPRDRQAAPGLAAWQGLFAYAVATWSAGWLMELWRTIDRWLIVHYDTLPAQARFESIGSYNIVEMITQPLFALAMQISILVLPHVVHLWEAHEFDKAGHMVRLATKMTVLGLMCVAVPLVATKQLILAGIFGDHSPQGSSIVEPVLVAMIAASAHFVLRSYLLCRERNRLIGLGWIAALAVSVPLCLWWVPQWHLQGAAWATMVGGIVSALVVGLTSQWDGLRMDTATWLVMALPLALLAPLPVMFGVCGIVVIACIYSDRLIDRAEKAWVLDAMGRLITGLRRRLGDAGSL, from the coding sequence GTGGTTCCATCGCTATGGGACCGCTGGCTTACTCCCGAATCGTTGGCGCTGTCGGTCAGTGTCGGGGTGACTCTGACGATCGTCGCGCGCGCGGCCGGGCTAGCTCGCGGTGTTGTCTTCGCGCGCAGCATGAGCAGGGCCGAGCTGGGCCATTTTTCCCTCTCTTACAACGCCATCTCGCTGGTTGCGTTGGTTGCCGTGCTGGGATTGCCAGGCGCATTGTCACGCTATATCGAGCGTTATCGGCGCGACGGTGGCCTGCGCTCGTTGATCGTGCAGACGATCGTTGGCTGCGCCTTGTTCGGCGGAGTGGCGTGTGCCGTCGGCATGCTCGAGGCGGAGCGGCTTGCGACTTACGTTTTCGACGACTCGCGGCAGACGCTGTTGATGATCTTGACCTGCCTGGGTGCTCTGGCCTTGGCCTATACAAACGTCTTGTCGGGCGTGTATCAGGGCTTGCGCCTATCCCGGGTCAACTCAATCATGCAGGTCGCTCAATCGATCGGCTTCTGTGTGTTGGGTGTCGGCCTCTTGTGGCTGCTGCGCAATGACGCGGTGGGCGGTTCGATTGCCTTCCTGCTCAGCTCGGTGTTGGTCTTGTTGCTGCCCACCTGGTTGATGGGACGGTATTTGCAGGGCTTGCCGCGCGATCGCCAAGCGGCCCCAGGCCTTGCCGCCTGGCAGGGCCTGTTTGCTTATGCCGTGGCCACCTGGTCGGCCGGCTGGCTAATGGAACTGTGGCGCACGATCGATCGCTGGTTGATCGTGCACTACGACACGCTGCCGGCCCAGGCGCGCTTCGAGTCGATCGGAAGTTACAACATCGTCGAAATGATTACCCAGCCGCTGTTTGCCCTGGCGATGCAAATCAGCATCCTGGTGTTGCCACATGTGGTGCACCTGTGGGAGGCTCACGAGTTTGACAAGGCGGGCCATATGGTCCGGCTGGCCACGAAAATGACCGTACTCGGCCTGATGTGCGTGGCCGTGCCCTTGGTGGCCACGAAACAGCTCATCCTGGCGGGTATCTTTGGCGATCATTCGCCTCAGGGCAGCAGCATCGTCGAGCCCGTGCTCGTGGCGATGATTGCCGCCTCGGCGCATTTCGTGCTTCGGTCGTACTTGCTGTGCCGCGAGCGGAACCGGTTGATCGGACTCGGTTGGATCGCCGCATTGGCGGTCTCGGTGCCGCTGTGCCTGTGGTGGGTGCCGCAGTGGCATTTGCAGGGCGCCGCCTGGGCGACGATGGTCGGCGGCATCGTCAGCGCGTTGGTCGTGGGCCTGACGAGCCAATGGGACGGACTACGCATGGACACCGCCACCTGGCTCGTGATGGCGCTGCCGCTGGCGCTCCTCGCGCCGTTGCCGGTGATGTTTGGCGTTTGCGGCATCGTCGTCATCGCCTGCATCTATTCAGATCGTCTGATCGACCGCGCAGAAAAGGCCTGGGTCCTCGACGCCATGGGCCGACTGATCACGGGGCTGCGCCGCCGGCTGGGTGACGCAGGCTCGCTCTGA
- a CDS encoding GNAT family N-acetyltransferase, whose protein sequence is MQTSLVTDHIAPSLAPPAILGGDDLPGPPYRAVVVRDAATLRGHKAAWERLIDTALEPNAFYEPFVLLPAMDLLVDGAALEVVLIYGAHRKNPANPPVLCGLFPLERKGSWGPPATHLRFWRHRYCFLNLPLVRRDVAADTLGAFFDWLAGPEARVPLFQFNAIPGSGPFHELMLNTLFEREQRFWLTERWIRAMFVPAADTEAYLQRCVSRKQRHELKRLRRRLAESGKLEITENPVPEQLDAWIDEFLRLEALGWKGREGTAFACSNADQWFLRRMMHGAARRGKLLLQGMKFDDRHIAMAINLVTGDGGFAFKIAYDEQLHRFSPGVQLEFDKIARFQARPGLRWLDSCADPGHPMIDRLWGDRRTIENLWVATGRRPGDLLLALGPLAKWARDLVRGRRPRALPAHAQEHES, encoded by the coding sequence GTGCAGACCTCGCTGGTGACCGACCACATCGCTCCGAGCCTTGCCCCGCCGGCCATCTTGGGCGGCGACGATCTGCCGGGACCGCCATACCGCGCGGTCGTCGTGCGTGATGCGGCCACGCTGCGCGGCCACAAGGCGGCCTGGGAACGATTGATCGACACGGCGCTCGAGCCCAACGCGTTCTACGAACCCTTCGTGCTGCTGCCGGCGATGGATCTGCTGGTCGACGGCGCCGCGCTCGAGGTCGTGCTGATCTATGGCGCGCACCGCAAGAACCCGGCCAACCCACCGGTGTTGTGCGGGCTGTTTCCCCTGGAGCGCAAAGGCTCCTGGGGACCGCCGGCCACGCACTTGCGCTTTTGGCGCCATCGCTATTGCTTCTTGAACCTGCCCTTGGTGCGCCGCGACGTGGCCGCCGACACGCTCGGAGCATTCTTCGATTGGCTCGCCGGGCCCGAGGCGCGGGTACCGCTGTTTCAATTCAACGCGATTCCAGGATCGGGCCCGTTCCACGAGCTGATGCTCAACACGCTGTTCGAACGCGAACAGCGGTTCTGGCTGACCGAGCGCTGGATTCGGGCGATGTTCGTCCCGGCGGCCGACACCGAAGCCTACTTGCAGCGCTGCGTTTCGCGAAAGCAGCGCCACGAGTTGAAGCGGCTGCGGCGCCGCCTGGCCGAGAGCGGCAAACTCGAAATCACTGAAAACCCCGTGCCCGAACAGCTCGACGCCTGGATCGACGAGTTTCTGCGGCTCGAAGCGCTGGGCTGGAAGGGACGCGAAGGCACCGCCTTTGCCTGCAGCAACGCCGACCAATGGTTCCTCCGCCGGATGATGCACGGTGCAGCACGCCGCGGCAAGCTACTGCTGCAGGGCATGAAGTTCGACGATCGCCACATCGCGATGGCCATCAACCTGGTCACCGGCGACGGCGGATTCGCCTTCAAGATCGCCTACGACGAACAACTGCACCGGTTCTCGCCGGGCGTGCAGCTCGAATTCGACAAAATCGCGCGGTTCCAAGCGCGGCCCGGCCTCCGCTGGCTCGATTCGTGTGCCGATCCGGGGCACCCGATGATCGACCGCCTCTGGGGCGACCGCCGGACCATCGAAAACCTTTGGGTCGCTACGGGACGCCGCCCGGGCGATCTGCTACTGGCCCTGGGACCGCTGGCCAAATGGGCTCGAGACCTCGTGCGCGGGCGTCGTCCGCGCGCCTTGCCTGCACACGCACAGGAGCATGAATCATGA
- a CDS encoding ATP-dependent Clp protease adaptor ClpS: MNEEFATDPDVPGDSADAAGVALEEDPQATTKQIEPAKPREKSKQDRRPKRQPPYHVILWNDDDHTYAYVIAMLQKLFGYPVERGYQLAKEVDSQGRAVVLTTTREHAELKRDQIHAFGKDDLIAACAGSMKASIEPAPGN; encoded by the coding sequence ATGAACGAGGAATTCGCGACCGATCCCGACGTCCCGGGCGACTCGGCCGACGCTGCGGGCGTCGCCCTCGAAGAAGATCCCCAGGCGACGACCAAGCAAATTGAGCCTGCCAAGCCGCGCGAGAAGTCCAAGCAAGACCGCCGCCCCAAGCGGCAGCCGCCCTACCACGTCATTCTCTGGAACGACGACGATCACACCTATGCCTACGTGATCGCCATGCTGCAAAAGCTGTTCGGCTATCCCGTCGAACGGGGCTACCAACTTGCCAAGGAAGTCGACAGCCAGGGACGCGCCGTCGTGCTGACGACCACGCGCGAGCACGCCGAATTGAAACGCGATCAAATTCACGCCTTTGGCAAGGACGACCTGATCGCCGCTTGTGCCGGATCGATGAAGGCCTCGATCGAGCCGGCACCGGGCAACTGA
- a CDS encoding YifB family Mg chelatase-like AAA ATPase yields MLAKLHTFALVGIDAVPVEVEVDISAAALPKVVLVGLPEAAVKESTHRVERALVNSGFQRPQDRVVINLAPADLPKQAASFDLPIALGVILASGQVTSDRLREFGVVGELALDGGTRPIRGALSMALAARQAGLRGLLVPRANAFEAAVVEEVEVIPIDSLTQAVAFLTRAIEIDPQHAPLGAWFSSLARYEVDFEDVRGQETAKRALTVAAAGAHNLLMLGPPGSGKTMLAKRTPTILPELSADESLETTRIYSAMGLLREGQPLLAVRPFRAPHHTISDAGMAGGGSTPSPGEISLAHNGVLFLDELPEFHRGTLEVLRQPLEDGHVTISRALSTTTFPARFMLIAALNPCPCGYRNDPRRECHCTVPQIERYMAKISGPLLDRIDLHIEVPAVPYGELASKQSGTSSAQMREGVTAARHLQQQRFKHSGTRHNAQMSTRQIRQHCALDAAGQELLKAAMHELGLSARAHDKVLRVARTIADLDGCERINSAHLAEAINYRMLDRNLWT; encoded by the coding sequence ATGCTTGCCAAGCTGCACACCTTTGCACTCGTCGGGATCGATGCGGTGCCCGTCGAGGTGGAGGTCGACATCTCGGCCGCGGCCCTGCCGAAAGTCGTTCTCGTGGGCCTGCCCGAGGCGGCTGTCAAAGAGAGCACGCATCGCGTCGAGCGGGCGCTGGTGAACTCCGGTTTTCAGCGGCCCCAGGACCGCGTGGTGATCAACCTGGCGCCGGCCGATCTGCCCAAGCAGGCCGCCAGCTTCGATTTGCCGATTGCGCTCGGCGTGATCTTGGCGAGCGGCCAGGTCACCTCGGATCGGCTGCGCGAATTCGGCGTCGTCGGCGAATTGGCGCTCGATGGCGGCACACGGCCGATCCGCGGCGCGCTGTCGATGGCCTTGGCGGCCCGGCAGGCTGGGCTGCGCGGCTTGCTCGTACCGCGCGCCAACGCCTTCGAGGCGGCCGTCGTCGAGGAGGTCGAGGTCATTCCGATCGACAGCCTCACCCAGGCCGTGGCCTTCCTGACCCGGGCGATCGAGATAGACCCTCAGCACGCGCCCCTCGGCGCGTGGTTCAGCAGCCTGGCGCGATACGAGGTCGATTTTGAGGATGTCCGCGGGCAGGAAACGGCCAAGCGGGCGCTGACCGTGGCCGCGGCTGGCGCACACAACCTGCTCATGCTCGGGCCTCCCGGCTCGGGCAAGACGATGCTGGCCAAGCGTACGCCGACGATTCTGCCGGAGCTTTCGGCAGACGAGTCGCTGGAGACGACGCGGATTTACAGCGCCATGGGACTGCTCCGCGAGGGGCAGCCGCTGTTGGCGGTGCGACCGTTTCGCGCGCCGCACCACACGATCAGCGATGCCGGCATGGCCGGTGGCGGATCGACGCCTTCGCCCGGCGAAATCAGTCTGGCTCACAACGGCGTGTTGTTCCTAGACGAGCTGCCCGAGTTTCATCGAGGCACCCTCGAAGTGCTGCGTCAACCACTCGAAGACGGCCACGTGACGATCAGCCGCGCGCTGTCGACGACGACTTTTCCGGCTCGGTTCATGCTGATCGCGGCACTGAATCCGTGTCCGTGCGGCTATCGCAACGATCCGCGGCGCGAATGTCACTGCACTGTCCCGCAAATCGAACGCTACATGGCCAAGATCAGCGGCCCGCTGCTGGATCGGATCGACCTGCACATCGAGGTGCCGGCCGTGCCCTACGGTGAATTGGCGAGCAAACAATCGGGCACGTCGAGTGCCCAGATGCGCGAAGGGGTGACCGCCGCGCGGCATCTCCAGCAGCAGCGCTTCAAGCACTCGGGCACTCGCCACAACGCCCAGATGTCGACTCGCCAGATCAGGCAGCATTGTGCGCTGGACGCGGCCGGGCAGGAATTGCTCAAGGCCGCGATGCACGAGTTGGGCCTATCGGCCCGCGCGCACGACAAGGTGCTGCGCGTGGCGCGGACCATTGCCGATCTGGATGGCTGCGAACGCATCAACTCGGCGCACCTGGCCGAGGCGATCAACTACCGGATGCTCGACCGGAATCTGTGGACGTAG
- a CDS encoding cupin-like domain-containing protein — protein sequence MSTAFAVAATPAHLVLDPAAFAEKFARAPYKIGHRLVDHPLLQLPRLIELASWLPESRVEYNAGDLSINQDPKLTPRNGLNIDETIRRIEECRSWMVLKNVEQHPEYKALLDECLEQVRPLSEQVEPGMNQREGFIFVSSPGSVTPYHLDPENNFLLQVRGTKQVHMFDAHDQVVVSDAEIENVLTGGHRNLPFKEEYRVRGELFDLVPGEGLHFPVAAPHYVKVGPEFSISFSITFRTDNSVVRHALYRFNKNLRRIGLRPTRVGMSPAVDRCKYNVIRAGRSVKRLLGRGEAPAEASSQY from the coding sequence ATGAGTACCGCCTTTGCCGTGGCCGCGACGCCGGCCCACCTCGTGCTCGACCCGGCAGCCTTTGCCGAGAAGTTCGCCCGGGCGCCGTACAAGATTGGGCACCGGCTGGTCGATCATCCCCTGCTGCAACTGCCGCGGTTGATCGAACTGGCGAGTTGGCTGCCCGAATCGCGGGTCGAGTACAACGCCGGTGATCTGTCGATCAACCAGGACCCCAAGCTCACGCCGCGCAACGGGCTGAACATCGACGAGACCATCCGCCGCATCGAGGAATGCCGGTCGTGGATGGTGCTGAAGAACGTCGAGCAGCACCCGGAGTACAAGGCTCTGCTCGACGAGTGCCTGGAACAGGTGCGCCCCTTGAGCGAACAGGTCGAACCGGGGATGAACCAGCGCGAGGGGTTCATCTTCGTGTCGTCGCCGGGCTCGGTGACCCCGTACCACCTCGATCCCGAGAACAATTTTCTGCTGCAAGTGCGCGGGACGAAACAGGTGCACATGTTCGACGCGCACGACCAGGTGGTGGTCAGCGACGCCGAGATCGAGAACGTGCTGACCGGCGGCCACCGCAACCTGCCGTTCAAGGAAGAGTATCGCGTGCGCGGCGAGCTGTTCGATCTCGTGCCGGGCGAGGGGCTCCACTTCCCCGTCGCGGCGCCGCACTACGTCAAGGTGGGGCCCGAGTTTTCGATCTCGTTCAGCATCACGTTCCGGACCGACAATTCGGTCGTCCGGCACGCGCTGTACCGGTTCAACAAGAACCTGCGCCGCATTGGCCTGCGGCCGACGCGCGTGGGGATGTCGCCGGCGGTCGATCGCTGCAAATACAACGTCATCCGCGCGGGCCGGTCGGTGAAGCGGCTGCTGGGCCGCGGCGAGGCACCGGCCGAGGCCAGCTCGCAGTACTAG
- a CDS encoding SDR family oxidoreductase translates to MEIQGKAAIVTGGGTGVGRAVSLMLAERGCSVVINYSKSRDEAEATAAEVEKLGVRGIAVQADVAGDEACRKLVQTAVDACGGLHVLVNNAGTTEFLPHNMLDEITDPMWERILAVNLKGPFQCTRAAREPMLAAGGGAVVNVSSVAGIIGVGSSIPYACSKAALNNLTIMLARVLAPQIRVNGVAPGFIAGRWLEQGLGPMYEPMKKHYEKRLPLGRVCEPEDVAAAVMSLIVGSDMITGQTIVVDSGMTILAP, encoded by the coding sequence ATGGAGATTCAAGGCAAAGCGGCGATTGTCACAGGCGGCGGTACCGGCGTCGGGCGCGCGGTGAGCCTGATGTTGGCCGAACGCGGCTGCTCGGTGGTGATCAACTACAGCAAGTCGCGCGACGAGGCCGAGGCCACGGCGGCAGAAGTCGAGAAGCTGGGCGTTCGCGGCATCGCCGTGCAGGCCGACGTCGCTGGCGACGAGGCCTGCCGCAAGCTGGTGCAAACGGCGGTCGATGCCTGCGGCGGGCTGCACGTGCTGGTGAACAATGCCGGGACCACCGAATTCTTGCCCCACAACATGCTCGACGAGATCACCGACCCGATGTGGGAACGGATTCTCGCCGTGAATCTCAAGGGGCCCTTCCAGTGCACCCGCGCCGCGCGCGAACCGATGCTGGCCGCGGGAGGCGGCGCGGTGGTCAACGTTTCGAGCGTCGCCGGCATCATCGGCGTCGGCAGCTCGATCCCCTACGCCTGCTCGAAGGCGGCGCTCAATAACCTGACCATCATGCTGGCCAGAGTGCTCGCGCCGCAAATCCGTGTCAACGGCGTGGCGCCGGGCTTCATCGCCGGACGGTGGCTCGAACAGGGCCTCGGGCCCATGTACGAGCCCATGAAGAAGCACTACGAAAAGCGGCTGCCGCTCGGACGCGTCTGCGAGCCCGAGGACGTCGCCGCGGCCGTGATGAGCCTGATCGTCGGCAGCGACATGATCACCGGCCAGACGATCGTCGTCGACAGCGGGATGACGATCCTCGCCCCGTAG